A DNA window from Camelina sativa cultivar DH55 chromosome 13, Cs, whole genome shotgun sequence contains the following coding sequences:
- the LOC104737432 gene encoding syntaxin-123, whose product MNDLISSSFKRYTDLNHQVQLDDIESQNASLDSGNLDEFFGYVESVKEDMKAVDEIHKRLQDANEESKTVHDSKAVKKLRARMDSSVTEVLKRVKMIKSKLVALEKSNAAQRKVSGCGPGSSADRTRTSVVSGLGKKLKDMMDDFQRLRTKMASEYKETVERRYFTVTGQKADEETVEKLISSGESERFLQKAIQEQGRGQIMDTLSEIQERHDTVKEIERSLLELHQVFLDMAALVEAQGNMLNDIESNVSKASSFVMRGTDQLQGAKVLQKNSRKWTCIAIILAIVLVIVILFPILFTTVLKP is encoded by the exons ATGAACGATCTGATCTCAAGCTCATTCAAGAGATACACAGACTTGAACCATCAAGTCCAACTCGATGACATCGAATCTCAAAATGCTTCTCTGGATTCAGGCAACCTCGATGAGTTCTTCGGATATGTGGAGAGTGTTAAAGAAGACATGAAAGCTGTCGATGAGATTCATAAGCGTCTCCAAGACGCTAACGAAGAGTCCAAGACCGTACATGACTCCAAGGCCGTTAAAAAGCTTCGTGCTCGTATGGATTCGAGTGTTACAGAGGTCTTGAAACGTGTCAAGATGATAAAGTCGAAGCTTGTGGCTTTGGAGAAATCTAATGCTGCACAGAGGAAAGTCTCTGGCTGTGGTCCTGGATCATCTGCTGATCGGACCAGAACATCGGTCGTTAGTGGATTGGGGAAGAAGCTTAAAGACATGATGGATGATTTTCAGAGACTACGTACCAAAATGGCTTCTGAGTATAAAGAAACAGTCGAGAGACG GTACTTTACTGTAACGGGGCAAAAAGCGGATGAAGAGACGGTCGAGAAGCTAATATCAAGCGGAGAGAGCGAACGCTTTCTCCAAAAAGCAATACAAGAGCAAGGTCGTGGACAGATCATGGACACATTATCAGAGATTCAAGAACGACACGACACGGTTAAGGAGATAGAACGGAGCCTGTTAGAGCTGCACCAAGTGTTCCTTGACATGGCTGCTCTTGTGGAAGCTCAAGGGAATATGCTCAATGACATCGAATCAAATGTCTCAAAGGCGAGCTCTTTCGTCATGAGAGGGACTGATCAATTGCAAGGAGCTAAAGTACTTCAGAAGAACTCGAGGAAATGGACTTGTATTGCCATTATCCTCGCTATCGTACTTGTTATTGTGATTCTTTTCCCAATCCTCTTTACAACTGTACTTAAACCTTGA
- the LOC104737433 gene encoding protein TIC 20-IV, chloroplastic-like, with translation MQGLAATTTNRGSLTFLAPRNHSPILKNVVNPRVIFPNVDSSAKLRFSASSISQKCPREIAPLKATASLDFAAGAATSSNQLFAHGLPSLAPGLSRHRRPIQPARVAKDDFFKIKLPRIAERPEWWWRTLACVPYLISLQISDVGFYLQPFLEKYDTIGDMIYFIPGAINRWPTWFFMVYCYLGYMWVVKNKELPHYLRFHMMMGMLLETALQVIWCTSNFFPLIHFKGKFGMYYWMVVGFTYICLLLECIRCALAGVYAQIPFMTDAASIHTLFNLGGFQRPLR, from the exons atgcaggGTTTAGCGGCGACTACCACCAACCGTGGCTCTCTCACCTTCCTCGCTCCCAG GAACCATAGTCCAATTTTGAAGAATGTTGTGAATCCAAGGGTGATCTTCCCCAATGTTGATTCATCTGCAAAGTTAAGATTTTCAGCAAGCTCAATTTCACAGAAATGTCCCCGAGAGATTGCTCCTCTTAAAG CAACTGCATCTTTGGACTTTGCAGCAGGAGCAGCAACATCATCCAACCAGCTGTTTGCTCATGGCTTGCCATCATTAGCTCCTGGTTTGAGCAGACACCGGAGACCTATACAGCCTGCAAGAGTGGCCaaagatgatttctttaaaaTCAAACTGCCTAGAATTGCAGAGAGACCTGAATGGTGGTGGAGGACATTGGCTTGTGTTCCTTATCTGATATCCCTCCAAATATCTGATGTTGGGTTCTACCTCCAACCGTTTCTTGAAAAGTATGACACAATTGGAGACATGATATATTTCATCCCTGGAGCGATAAACAGATGGCCGACCTGGTTCTTCATGGTCTACTGCTACTTGGGTTATATGTGGGTGGTGAAGAACAAAGAGCTGCCTCATTACTTGAGGTTTCACATGATGATGGGTATGCTTCTTGAAACAGCTCTTCAGGTCATATGGTGCACGAGCAATTTCTTCCCGCTGATTCATTTCAAAGGAAAGTTTGGGATGTATTATTGGATGGTCGTCGGATTCACCTACATATGTCTGCTTCTTGAATGCATACGGTGCGCTCTTGCTGGTGTCTATGCTCAGATTCCTTTCATGACCGATGCTGCTTCCATTCACACCCTCTTCAACTTGGGAGGTTTTCAGAGACCACTCAGGTGA
- the LOC104738478 gene encoding protein TIC 20-IV, chloroplastic-like, whose protein sequence is MQGLAATTDRGSLTYLAFRGQSPYLKKYVKPTRVYFSNFGPFPKLSSSPQRPIVPLLANAHLDFASSSNQLLGHGLPPLADLGARRNLRQRKPVTVKAYYKDENISRFRLPKTEERPEWFWMIMACVPYLISLKMSEIGFYMKPFLQRHGCAIGETIINLLPGAAQNLQHKFFMVYCVLGFAWVVKNRNLPHYFRYHMIMGILVETAMQIIWSTSEFFPLINFNGRLAIHYHMVMGFSFFCVLLECLRCALAGAYPQIPILSDAAYIHTRLNLADWPEPLRFLKHKPRRSTT, encoded by the exons ATGCAGGGTTTGGCGGCGACCACTGACCGTGGCTCTCTTACCTATCTAGCTTTCAG GGGTCAGAGCCCATATCTAAAGAAATACGTGAAACCAACAAGAGTTTATTTCTCCAACTTTGGTCCATTCCCCAAATTAAGCTCAAGTCCACAAAGACCGATTGTTCCTCTTTTAG CAAATGCGCATTTGGACTTTGCATCATCATCCAACCAGCTCTTAGGTCATGGTTTGCCACCGTTGGCTGATCTTGGTGCGAGAAGAAACCTGAGACAAAGAAAGCCTGTCACTGTGAAAGCATATTATAAAGATGAAAACATTTCAAGATTCAGATTACCAAAAACCGAAGAGAGACCTGAATGgttttggatgatcatggcttGTGTACCTTATTTGATATCCCTCAAAATGTCTGAAATAGGTTTCTACATGAAACCTTTCCTTCAGCGGCACGGCTGCGCCATTGGAGAAACGATCATAAACTTGCTCCCAGGGGCAGCTCAAAACTTGCAACACAAGTTCTTCATGGTGTATTGCGTCTTAGGGTTCGCGTGGGTGGTGAAGAACAGAAACTTGCCTCACTACTTTAGGTATCATATGATTATGGGAATTCTTGTAGAAACAGCAATGCAGATCATATGGAGCACGAGCGAGTTCTTCCCGTTGATTAACTTCAATGGACGGTTGGCGATACATTACCATATGGTGATGGGGTTTAGCttcttttgtgttcttcttgaGTGCTTGCGATGCGCATTGGCTGGAGCCTATCCTCAGATTCCAATCCTTAGCGATGCTGCTTACATCCACACGCGGTTGAATTTGGCAGATTGGCCCGAGCCTTTGAGATTTCTCAAGCATAAACCAAGACGTTCTACTACTTGA
- the LOC104737434 gene encoding calmodulin-like protein 6 — translation MDSTEIKRVFQMFDKDGDGKITTKELSESLKNLGIMIPESELTQIIQKIDVNGDGCVDIEEFGELYKTIMVGDEDEVGEEDMKEAFNVFDRNGDGFITVEELKAVLSSLGLKQGKTLEECRKMIMQVDVDGDGRVNYMEFRQMMKKGRFFSSVS, via the coding sequence atggaTTCCACGGAGATAAAACGTGTGTTCCAAATGTTCGACAAGGACGGAGACGGAAAGATCACTACAAAGGAGCTCAGCGAGTCATTAAAGAACCTCGGGATCATGATACCCGAAAGCGAGCTAACGCAGATTATCCAAAAGATCGATGTTAATGGTGACGGTTGTGTTGACATCGAAGAGTTTGGAGAGCTTTACAAGACGATAATGGTGGGAGACGAGGACGAggtaggagaagaagatatgaaGGAAGCGTTCAACGTGTTTGATCGGAACGGAGACGGGTTTATCACGGTGGAAGAATTGAAAGCGGTTCTATCTTCCTTGGGACTCAAGCAAGGTAAGACCTTGGAGGAATGTAGGAAGATGATAATGCAAGTGGACGTTGACGGTGATGGTAGGGTTAATTACATGGAGTTTAGACAAATGATGAAAAAGGGTCGCTTTTTTAGCTCAGTGAGCTGA
- the LOC104738479 gene encoding cytochrome b6-f complex iron-sulfur subunit, chloroplastic has product MEKRKLLNLLLVGALSLPTGYMLVPYGSFFVPPGTGGGGGGTPAKDALGNDVLATEWLKTHGPGDRTLTQGLKGDPTYLVVENDKTLATYGINAVCTHLGCVVPWNKAENKFLCPCHGSQYNAQGRVVRGPAPLSLALAHADIDDTGKVLFVPWVETDFRTGDAPWWS; this is encoded by the exons ATGGAAAAGAGAAAgcttttgaatcttcttcttgttggaGCTCTTTCTCTCCCTACTGGCTACATGCTTGTCCCTTACGGTTCCTTCTTTGTTCCTCCTGG TActggaggtggaggtggtggtACTCCAGCCAAGGATGCACTTGGAAACGATGTACTTGCAACGGAATGGCTTAAGACTCATGGTCCCGGTGATCGAACCCTCACCCAAGGattaaag GGAGATCCGACTTACCTAGTTGTGGAGAACGACAAGACTCTAGCCACATACGGTATCAATGCAGTGTGCACTCATCTTGGATGTGTTGTGCCATGGAACAAAGCTGAGAACAAGTTTCTATGTCCTTGCCATGGTTCCCAATACAACGCCCAAGGCAGAGTCGTTAGAGGTCCAGCGCCGTTG TCGCTAGCGTTGGCTCACGCGGACATAGATGATACTGGGAAGGTTCTTTTTGTTCCATGGGTGGAAACTGACTTCAGGACCGGTGATGCTCCATGGTGGTCTTAA